Proteins encoded by one window of Engraulis encrasicolus isolate BLACKSEA-1 chromosome 21, IST_EnEncr_1.0, whole genome shotgun sequence:
- the LOC134437305 gene encoding cell adhesion molecule-related/down-regulated by oncogenes-like, translated as MAGHMALALLLELCLCSYYGHAAALPTATVTLVSPQGPYYPGDRVSLRCDIAEHTDWNRYYWRGPEHIEAQSQTIITYLPDQRGQYQYTCEGERSSRPQKSQHSAPTPVTVTALPTATVSVVSPQGPYYPGDQVTLRCDIAEHTDWYYYYWYRDSSYISTGLYQSSSISLPEQPGQYQFTCEGRRRDRPDKSQRSIPTSITVTEKAKAAVSLSSQPWLNEGDSVKLSCKVEESSVGWRFKWFKITSYNPEESSQSYTVLPDSSRGSGGSYTLSPAALRHTGVYVCRAERGEPPYYTDYSQPQPLWVTGVSPNDSVGSHSNWTQIFTHEPLSLSCGAQGNSTGWSLMWFTGGGGGSAGCPPAWRSETGSTCSTSSASSSDSGVYWCQSESGEQSSPINITLHHGDVILESPVHPVTEGDPLTLHCRYRNQPFDISADFYKDGTLLHTSSTGEMTIPAVSKSHEGLYKCNNTEKGESPESWVIVRGVPRVTEVDHKHSEEENQEEQSSSSSISLSVGGVSGVLILAFVLFMVHRSKYGTGGCLREPATDHQPQQQSINQNSTQGQRTNQNSAQLQISNRDPGSDSVYMPLQNSATAVYETIKPSRDQDEVLPDSYPGTGGDYSFVNGNVLAWLEVGNAALPDISVQGFNLLKAVKLRGASSSCIQLVIIRVRHMDIGGDSSEFTGQTWLTQPTESYTILPFDSSL; from the exons aGCTGTGCCTGTGCTCATACTATGGACATGCCGCAG CTCTCCCCACAGCTACAGTGACTCTAGTGTCTCCTCAGGGTCCATACTACCCTGGAGATAGAGTTAGTCTCAGGTGTGACATAGCAGAGCACACAGACTGGAACCGCTATTACTGGAGAGGTCCGGAACATATTGAAGCACAAAGCCAAACCATAATCACATATCTACCTGATCAACGTGGACAGTACCAGTACACTTGTGAAGGGGAGAGAAGCAGCAGACCCCAGAAATCCCAGCACAGTGCCCCCACACCTGTCACCGTAACAG CTCTGCCCACAGCTACAGTGTCTGTAGTGTCTCCTCAGGGTCCATACTACCCTGGAGATCAAGTCACTCTCAGGTGTGACATAGCAGAGCACACAGACTGGTATTATTATTACTGGTATAGAGACTCTTCTTATATTAGTACAGGACTATATCAGAGCAGCAGCATCTCTCTACCTGAACAACCTGGACAGTACCAGTTCACATGTGAAGGACGCAGAAGGGATAGACCAGACAAATCCCAACGCAGCATACCCACATCCATCACAGTAACAG AAAAGGCCAAGGCTGCTGTGAGTTTATCATCACAGCCTTGGCTGAATGAAGGAGACTCTGTGAAACTTAGCTGCAAGGTGGAGGAGTCATCCGTTGGATGGAGATTCAAATGGTTTAAAATAACTTCATACAATCCGGAAGAGAGCTCTCAGAGCTATACGGTTCTACCAGACAGCAGCAGAGGATCTGGAGGCTCCTACACTCTCAGCCCTGCTGCTCTCAGACACACAGGAGTCTATgtgtgcagagcagagagaggagagccacCATATTACACAGACTACAGCCAACCTCAGCCTCTCTGGGTCACAG GAGTCTCCCCAAACGATTCTGTAGGTAGCCATTCAAACTGGACTCAGATCTTCACACATGAGCCTCTGTCACTGAGCTGTGGGGCTCAGGGCAACTCCACTGGATGGAGCCTGATGTGGTTCACAGGCGGAGGGGGAGGGTCAGCAGGGTGTCCCCCTGCCTGGAGATCAGAAACTGGATCCACCTGCAGCACCAGCTCAGCATCTTCATCAGACAGTGGAGTTTACTGGTGTCAGTCTGAGTCTGGAGAGCAGAGTAGCCCTATAAATATTACTTTGCACC ATGGTGATGTTATCCTGGAAAGTCCTGTCCATCCTGTGACTGAGGGAGATCCTTTGACTCTGCACTGTAGATATCGCAATCAGCCATTTGACATCAGTGCTGACTTCTATAAAGATGGGAcactcctccacacctccagcaCAGGAGAGATGACCATCCCTGCAGTCTCAAAGTCACATGAGGGCCTCTACAAGTGCAACAACACAGAGAAAGGAGAGTCACCAGAGAGCTGGGTTATAGTCAGAG GTGTGCCTAGGGTGACTGAAGTTGATCACAAACACAGTGAAGAAGAGAACCAAGAGGAACAAA GCTCTTCGTCCTCCATCTCTTTATCAGTGGGAGGGGTGAGCGGCGTATTAATCCTGGCCTTTGTCCTTTTCATGGTGCATCGCTCAAAATATGGCACAG GTGGATGTCTTAGAGAACCTGCCAC AGACCACCAGCCTCAGCAGCAAAGCATCAATCAGAATTCAACACAGGGCCAGAGAACCAATCAGAATTCAGCCCAGCTGCAGATTTCCAACCGGGATCCAGGGTCTGACTCAGTGTACATGCCTCTTCAGAACA GTGCAACAGCTGTCTATGAAACTATCAAACCATCCAGGGACCAAGATGAAG TATTGCCGGATTCCTATCCTGGCACGGGAGGCGACTATTCGTTCGTCAATGGCAATGTTCTGGCCTGGCTGGAAGTTGGAAATGCAGCTTTGCCGGATATCAGTGTACAGGGGTTTAATCTTCTGAAGGCGGTCAAACTCAGGGGTGCCTCTTCGAGCTGCATTCAGCTCGTCATCATCAGGGTCAGACATATGGATATTGGTGGAGATTCGTCTGAATTTACAGGCCAGACATGGTTGACCCAGCCCACGGAAAGCTATACAATTCTGCCCTTCGACAGTAGTCTGTAA